The [Bacillus] selenitireducens MLS10 genome includes a region encoding these proteins:
- a CDS encoding UbiD family decarboxylase, which translates to MFENMKACIEDLEKHGHLLRIKEEVDPHLEMASIHLKTYAAGGPALYFENVKGSKYPAVSNLFGTLERSKFIFRHTLEGVQKVIALRDDPMYALKHPLQNVSSGFSAVKALPMKKPAHAIHDTHDEIQIEDLPQIKSWPKDGGAFVTLPQVYSEDPDKPGPMNANLGMYRVQLSGNDYKMNEEVGIHYQIHRGIGIHQSKAAQRGEPLKVSIFVGGPPAHTIASVMPLPEGLSEILFAGLLSGRRFRHTYIDGYCVSLDADFVITGEIYPDETKPEGPFGDHLGYYSLTHEFPVMRVHKVFARRDAVWPFTVVGRPPQEDTSFGDLIHELTGEAIKSEIPGVQEVHAIDAAGVHPLLFVIGSERYTPFDEVDRPQELLTIANRVLGTNQLSLAKYLWITAEKDQPLDTHDEAGFMQYILERLELRRDLHFQTKTTIDTLDYSGEGLNEGSKVVLAAYGKQRRELAKVIPDSLKDVTAPFTNANLVMPGIVAVEGPAYGHADKAKTDMETLSKSLSAARDLDGVPMIVVVDDASFTSATLNNFVWVTFTRSNPSHDMYGVNEAIVNKHWGCDAMIIDARRKPHHAPPLIADPETEQNVAAFFDRMAKGEY; encoded by the coding sequence ATGTTTGAAAACATGAAAGCCTGTATCGAAGATCTCGAAAAGCACGGTCATCTCCTTCGGATCAAAGAAGAAGTCGATCCGCACCTCGAAATGGCGTCCATTCACCTGAAGACCTATGCTGCCGGTGGACCGGCCCTGTATTTTGAAAATGTAAAGGGCTCAAAGTACCCGGCCGTATCCAACCTCTTCGGCACCCTCGAGCGGAGTAAATTCATCTTCCGCCACACCCTCGAAGGGGTCCAGAAAGTCATCGCGCTCCGCGACGATCCGATGTATGCACTGAAGCACCCGTTGCAAAATGTTTCAAGCGGCTTTTCTGCGGTGAAGGCCCTGCCGATGAAAAAACCGGCCCACGCCATTCACGACACCCACGACGAGATCCAAATCGAGGACCTGCCGCAGATCAAATCATGGCCTAAAGACGGCGGCGCCTTCGTGACACTGCCCCAGGTCTACTCCGAAGACCCGGATAAACCGGGTCCGATGAACGCCAACCTCGGCATGTACCGGGTTCAGCTGTCCGGCAACGATTACAAGATGAATGAAGAAGTCGGTATTCATTATCAGATCCACCGCGGGATCGGGATTCATCAGTCAAAGGCTGCCCAAAGAGGAGAGCCCTTGAAAGTCAGCATATTCGTTGGCGGACCGCCGGCGCACACGATCGCGTCGGTCATGCCTCTCCCGGAAGGACTGAGTGAGATTCTCTTTGCCGGACTTTTGTCCGGACGCCGCTTCCGCCATACGTATATCGACGGGTACTGCGTGAGCCTTGACGCTGATTTTGTCATCACCGGCGAGATCTATCCGGATGAAACGAAGCCTGAGGGACCGTTCGGGGATCACCTCGGTTATTACAGCCTCACCCACGAATTTCCGGTCATGCGCGTGCACAAAGTTTTCGCCAGACGGGACGCGGTCTGGCCGTTCACCGTCGTCGGCAGACCGCCGCAGGAGGATACGTCTTTTGGTGATCTGATTCATGAGCTGACCGGCGAAGCCATCAAGTCGGAGATTCCGGGCGTCCAGGAAGTCCATGCCATCGATGCGGCAGGTGTACACCCGCTCCTGTTCGTAATCGGAAGCGAGCGGTACACGCCGTTTGACGAAGTCGACCGTCCGCAGGAGCTCCTCACCATCGCCAATCGGGTGCTCGGAACGAACCAGCTCAGTCTCGCGAAATACCTCTGGATCACTGCCGAGAAAGATCAGCCCCTTGATACCCATGACGAGGCGGGCTTCATGCAGTATATTCTCGAGCGCCTCGAGCTGAGAAGAGACCTGCATTTCCAGACGAAGACCACCATCGACACCCTCGACTACTCCGGGGAAGGGCTGAACGAAGGCAGTAAAGTGGTCCTCGCCGCCTACGGCAAACAGCGTCGCGAGCTTGCGAAGGTTATCCCGGATTCATTGAAGGACGTTACTGCGCCGTTCACAAATGCCAACCTCGTCATGCCGGGCATCGTCGCCGTTGAAGGGCCTGCCTACGGCCACGCCGATAAAGCGAAAACCGACATGGAGACCCTCTCGAAGTCCCTGTCAGCTGCCCGCGATCTTGACGGCGTGCCGATGATCGTCGTGGTGGATGACGCCAGCTTCACAAGCGCCACGCTGAACAACTTCGTCTGGGTGACATTCACAAGAAGCAATCCGTCACATGACATGTACGGCGTCAACGAAGCCATCGTCAATAAGCACTGGGGCTGTGACGCGATGATCATCGATGCCCGGCGCAAACCGCATCATGCACCGCCTCTCATCGCAGATCCGGAGACGGAACAGAACGTTGCCGCATTCTTTGATCGCATGGCGAAAGGGGAGTATTGA
- a CDS encoding P-loop NTPase has product MLTEQQVLDALKPIKDPHLGVGLLDLDSVKDLKIKENLVSLKLAIAEPGTAEQMQLQQEVVNAVKTAGAESVGLRFEKLPDEVLAEHGGQSEEAASESLLDRTDRTTFIAVTSGKGGVGKSTVSVNLATSLARQGKKVGIIDADIYGFSVPDMMGIEERPKVVGQRIYPVTRFDVQVISMGFFVEDNSPIIWRGPMLGKMLNNFFSEVEWDDLDYLILDLPPGTGDVALDVHSMLPTSKEIVVTTPHATAAFVAARAGAMALKTDHEILGVVENMAYFESKVTGEKEYVFGTGGGQKLAEELHSEVLAQIPLGQPDFDEEVFAPSVYDQEHPIGKIYMDMAKQVIEKTAK; this is encoded by the coding sequence ATGTTAACAGAACAACAGGTACTGGATGCACTGAAGCCGATTAAAGACCCGCACCTCGGTGTCGGTCTGTTGGATTTGGATTCAGTGAAGGATTTGAAGATCAAAGAAAACCTCGTCAGTCTGAAGCTGGCGATTGCTGAACCGGGAACGGCGGAACAGATGCAGCTTCAGCAGGAAGTTGTCAACGCTGTCAAAACGGCGGGCGCGGAATCGGTCGGACTTCGTTTTGAGAAACTGCCGGATGAGGTGTTGGCTGAACACGGCGGGCAGTCGGAGGAAGCTGCGAGTGAATCACTCCTTGACCGCACGGACCGCACGACCTTCATCGCCGTGACGAGCGGGAAGGGCGGTGTCGGGAAATCGACGGTATCCGTCAATCTCGCTACATCTCTTGCACGTCAGGGCAAAAAAGTCGGGATCATCGATGCGGATATCTACGGCTTCAGCGTACCGGATATGATGGGAATTGAAGAGCGTCCGAAGGTTGTCGGGCAGCGCATTTACCCGGTGACACGCTTTGATGTACAGGTGATTTCCATGGGCTTCTTCGTGGAAGACAACTCACCGATCATCTGGCGCGGACCGATGCTCGGGAAGATGCTGAACAACTTCTTCAGTGAAGTGGAATGGGATGATCTCGACTACCTGATTCTCGACTTGCCGCCGGGAACGGGAGATGTGGCACTCGATGTGCACTCCATGCTGCCGACGTCCAAAGAGATTGTCGTCACCACACCTCACGCAACGGCCGCATTTGTTGCAGCCCGTGCCGGTGCGATGGCACTGAAGACCGATCACGAGATTTTGGGTGTCGTGGAGAACATGGCCTACTTCGAAAGCAAGGTGACCGGTGAGAAAGAGTATGTCTTCGGTACAGGCGGCGGACAAAAGCTTGCCGAAGAGCTGCATTCTGAGGTGCTTGCCCAGATTCCACTCGGACAGCCGGACTTTGATGAGGAGGTCTTCGCGCCATCGGTCTATGACCAGGAGCATCCGATCGGGAAGATTTACATGGACATGGCCAAGCAGGTCATTGAGAAAACAGCAAAATAA
- a CDS encoding KinB-signaling pathway activation protein, with protein sequence MAVNARKVVFLFWSTLLIGTVAGTIIGLIQGIGGYFMVIVTAALWTVIAQMGFFAYLTIHRFGLGMFKSVSLWNKVQLVIIAFAFFDLMFFRHYFFATDDETMLGYAIMPTLLLVYALIVAYLKAKDTNRHAFIPALFFMYVVTMIEWIPAFTGNDLNFIINAVVPLLVANTWQLLVLHRLHEMPNGRQPTVEQWSKWEKEGFEERKREKETKKNRKKARKNA encoded by the coding sequence ATGGCTGTGAACGCCAGGAAAGTAGTCTTTTTGTTTTGGTCAACGTTACTTATCGGTACCGTTGCAGGAACAATCATCGGGCTGATCCAGGGGATCGGCGGTTATTTCATGGTGATTGTGACGGCGGCGCTTTGGACCGTGATCGCACAGATGGGTTTCTTTGCGTATTTAACGATTCACCGCTTCGGACTCGGAATGTTTAAGTCCGTGTCGTTATGGAATAAAGTCCAACTTGTCATTATTGCGTTTGCCTTTTTCGATCTGATGTTCTTTCGGCATTATTTCTTTGCGACGGATGATGAGACGATGCTCGGCTACGCGATTATGCCGACCCTGTTGTTGGTCTATGCGCTGATTGTCGCCTATCTGAAGGCGAAAGATACGAATCGGCACGCATTTATTCCGGCGCTTTTCTTCATGTACGTCGTCACGATGATTGAGTGGATCCCGGCCTTTACAGGGAACGATCTGAACTTTATCATCAATGCGGTCGTACCGCTTCTCGTTGCCAACACGTGGCAGCTTCTCGTTTTGCACAGGCTGCACGAGATGCCAAACGGCAGACAGCCGACGGTCGAACAGTGGTCCAAATGGGAAAAGGAAGGATTTGAAGAGCGGAAACGGGAAAAAGAAACGAAAAAAAATCGCAAAAAAGCCCGGAAAAACGCTTGA
- the sigW gene encoding RNA polymerase sigma factor SigW: protein MDMLVKKLVLEVRKGNQEAYAELVDLYKDQVYHIAYRMLGNMHESQDIAQEAFLRAYMNLDSYDINRKFSTWLFRITTNLTIDRIRKRKPDFHLEDPLAGTDGMDHHAHFAAEMPLPEEQVVQLEQQEWIQKEIMALPPKYRSAIILKYLEDKSLKEISEILNLPVGTVKTRIHRGREALKKRLGSS, encoded by the coding sequence ATGGATATGCTTGTGAAGAAACTCGTTCTCGAAGTGCGAAAAGGAAATCAGGAAGCCTACGCGGAGTTGGTGGATTTATATAAGGATCAGGTCTATCATATTGCCTACCGGATGCTTGGGAATATGCATGAGTCCCAGGATATCGCTCAGGAGGCGTTTTTGAGGGCTTATATGAATCTGGATTCCTATGACATCAATCGGAAATTCTCGACGTGGCTGTTTCGGATTACGACGAACCTGACGATAGACCGGATTCGGAAACGGAAACCGGATTTTCATCTTGAAGATCCGCTTGCCGGGACGGACGGGATGGATCACCACGCTCACTTTGCAGCTGAGATGCCTCTCCCTGAGGAACAGGTGGTGCAGCTCGAGCAGCAGGAGTGGATTCAAAAAGAAATCATGGCTTTGCCGCCGAAATACCGGTCGGCGATCATTTTAAAATACCTGGAGGATAAATCATTGAAAGAGATCAGCGAGATTTTGAATTTACCTGTCGGTACGGTCAAAACTAGAATTCACCGAGGCCGTGAAGCCCTGAAAAAACGGCTGGGCAGTTCGTGA
- a CDS encoding zf-HC2 domain-containing protein codes for MACSKEKTACIHKYLDEEMDLLEQRQFEEHVRSCEACDAHLSDLRRTVAIVQSASHFQAPAQLTDAVMASLPKQKPAAKWKNWVRQHPFVITAATFFLVFMISLSAGFGGDDQQIAVTGDGQFYIDDERRVVVVPEGEVIRGDLEIRNGDVEVLGEVSGNITVINGEHLFASAGHVSGEIQEVNRFYNWLWHELKDLFRQVIPGGQDGEHEENAAPLL; via the coding sequence GTGGCCTGTTCAAAAGAAAAAACAGCATGTATTCATAAGTATCTCGACGAAGAAATGGATCTGTTGGAACAGCGGCAGTTTGAAGAGCATGTCCGCTCCTGTGAGGCCTGCGACGCGCATCTGTCAGATCTCCGGCGAACCGTTGCCATCGTACAGAGTGCCTCTCATTTTCAGGCGCCGGCTCAGCTCACGGATGCCGTCATGGCAAGCCTACCGAAGCAGAAACCGGCAGCAAAGTGGAAGAACTGGGTCCGACAGCATCCCTTCGTCATTACGGCTGCGACGTTTTTCCTCGTCTTTATGATCAGCCTTTCCGCAGGATTTGGCGGGGATGATCAGCAGATTGCCGTCACGGGAGACGGACAGTTCTATATCGATGACGAAAGGCGTGTCGTTGTTGTTCCGGAAGGGGAAGTGATCCGCGGTGACCTGGAAATTCGAAATGGTGATGTGGAGGTACTCGGTGAAGTCTCGGGGAATATCACCGTCATTAACGGTGAGCATCTTTTCGCCTCGGCGGGTCATGTCTCAGGAGAGATTCAGGAAGTGAACCGTTTTTATAACTGGCTGTGGCATGAACTGAAGGATCTGTTCAGGCAGGTCATTCCAGGCGGGCAGGACGGGGAGCATGAAGAGAATGCTGCCCCGCTTTTATAA
- the cdaA gene encoding diadenylate cyclase CdaA — protein MFEDLTFWRLVAIVVDITLVAFVIYKLIMVIRGTRAVQLVKGITVILTVWFLSGYFGLHTLQWLMQQAVIYGVLAIIIIFQPELRRALEHLGRGKLFQSSSTANAEEIEEMIEHLIKSTNYMGKRRIGALISIERETGMNDYIETGVKLNANLTTELMTNIFIPNAPLHDGAVVLQNGSIAAAGCYLPLSENPFISKELGTRHRAALGVSEVTDALTLVVSEETGAISMTKNGELHRNLDQDHLRKMLEKELMNKEEDKGTSRWQWGGRNNG, from the coding sequence ATGTTTGAAGACTTGACGTTCTGGCGGCTTGTGGCGATTGTCGTAGACATAACCCTTGTTGCCTTTGTAATTTATAAATTGATTATGGTGATCCGCGGGACGAGGGCGGTTCAGCTCGTGAAAGGGATCACCGTTATTTTGACAGTATGGTTCTTAAGTGGCTATTTTGGATTACATACCTTGCAGTGGCTGATGCAACAGGCGGTCATCTATGGTGTGCTGGCCATTATCATTATTTTTCAGCCTGAACTCCGGCGTGCCCTGGAACATCTCGGACGGGGCAAACTGTTCCAGAGCTCCTCGACAGCGAATGCAGAGGAGATCGAAGAGATGATCGAACATCTCATCAAGTCCACGAACTATATGGGCAAGCGGCGGATCGGGGCTTTGATCTCCATCGAACGGGAGACAGGCATGAACGATTACATCGAGACCGGCGTCAAGCTGAATGCGAACCTGACGACGGAACTGATGACGAATATATTCATCCCGAATGCGCCGCTTCATGACGGAGCAGTCGTTCTGCAAAATGGCAGCATCGCCGCAGCGGGCTGTTATTTGCCGCTTTCGGAGAATCCGTTTATTTCGAAGGAACTCGGTACGCGTCACCGCGCGGCTCTTGGCGTCAGCGAAGTGACGGATGCCCTGACGCTCGTTGTCAGTGAGGAAACGGGTGCCATCTCCATGACCAAAAACGGTGAACTGCACCGGAACCTCGATCAGGACCATTTACGAAAGATGCTCGAGAAAGAACTGATGAATAAAGAGGAAGACAAAGGGACTTCCCGTTGGCAGTGGGGAGGGAGAAATAATGGATAA
- a CDS encoding CdaR family protein: MDKLFEKKWFIKVGSVAIAILLFLMVNSDGTTTTTGGLPGITDGSRVIEEAQLNVYYDDENYVLTEAPETVQATLRGPQNVLTFSQVTQGQQEFFVDLTDKEPGVHYERVQHRGFPADLSISIVPMTVRVVIQEQQTVSFPVEVDIENEGMIAEGYQVGEPVVDPSTVDVRAGIGIVEQIAGARASVNVEGADNDVSGSFPVVFVDGNGTELELTANPAAVDITVPITAPNKTVPVRIGREGELDEGLAIDDISFDPSEVTIYGPVDVINDISFIDLDPLDLSGLDGSVVTEKDVIVPQGVESVDPETVDVSVDVVEESERVFQDYEIIVENESDEQNVTFVEPDGGMFDLTVSGSDELLQRLERSDIQASIDVEDLEAGEHEVTVTFDGPQHLRFVDEGLTVVIEIGNGDITASNSETNDEEEEDETPESDSS, translated from the coding sequence ATGGATAAGCTCTTTGAGAAGAAGTGGTTCATCAAGGTCGGCTCGGTGGCGATTGCCATTCTGCTGTTTCTGATGGTCAATTCCGACGGGACGACCACAACAACCGGAGGGCTGCCGGGCATTACCGACGGCTCGAGGGTGATCGAAGAGGCACAGCTGAATGTGTATTATGATGACGAGAACTATGTGTTGACCGAGGCACCGGAAACGGTCCAGGCAACGTTAAGGGGACCGCAGAACGTCCTCACCTTTTCGCAGGTGACGCAGGGACAGCAGGAATTCTTTGTGGATTTGACAGACAAGGAGCCTGGGGTGCATTATGAACGGGTGCAGCACCGGGGATTCCCTGCGGATCTGTCTATCTCCATCGTTCCGATGACGGTGCGTGTCGTGATTCAGGAACAGCAGACTGTATCTTTCCCTGTTGAAGTGGATATTGAGAACGAAGGTATGATTGCCGAAGGCTACCAGGTCGGTGAGCCCGTTGTCGATCCGTCCACGGTCGATGTCCGTGCCGGCATTGGCATTGTGGAACAAATTGCCGGTGCGAGAGCCTCCGTTAATGTGGAAGGCGCTGATAATGACGTATCCGGTTCGTTCCCTGTCGTCTTTGTCGACGGCAACGGAACGGAACTGGAACTGACAGCAAACCCGGCTGCGGTGGATATTACCGTGCCGATTACCGCACCGAATAAAACCGTGCCGGTGAGAATCGGGCGGGAAGGGGAGCTTGATGAGGGGCTTGCCATCGATGATATTTCCTTTGATCCGTCTGAGGTGACGATTTACGGACCGGTGGATGTGATCAACGACATCAGTTTCATTGATCTTGATCCTCTTGACCTTTCAGGATTGGATGGCAGTGTGGTGACGGAGAAAGACGTCATTGTCCCTCAAGGCGTGGAGTCAGTTGACCCTGAGACGGTCGATGTGTCCGTAGACGTGGTTGAAGAATCCGAACGGGTTTTTCAGGATTACGAGATCATCGTGGAGAATGAATCAGATGAACAGAATGTAACGTTTGTCGAGCCTGACGGAGGCATGTTTGACTTAACCGTCAGCGGCAGCGATGAACTTTTGCAGCGGTTGGAGCGTTCGGATATTCAGGCAAGCATCGACGTGGAAGATCTTGAAGCGGGCGAGCATGAGGTAACGGTCACCTTTGACGGCCCTCAGCATCTCCGCTTTGTTGATGAAGGGCTTACCGTTGTAATTGAAATAGGGAATGGTGACATCACAGCTTCAAACAGTGAAACGAATGATGAAGAAGAGGAAGACGAGACACCGGAGAGCGATTCTTCGTAA
- the glmM gene encoding phosphoglucosamine mutase: MGKFFGTDGVRGIANKELTPELAFKLGRFGGYVLTKETEKPKILIGRDPRISGPMLESALIAGLLSMGAEVMRLGVITTPGVAYLTKALSADAGVMISASHNPVEDNGIKFFGPDGFKLVDEQEEEIERLLHQEDDMEDDLPRPVGGEIGTVSDYFEGGQKYLRFLKQTLSEDFSGLKIAIDCAHGAASSLANHLFADLEAEDIFCIGSSPNGVNINAGVGSTHPEGLVDLVKEKGADIGLAFDGDADRLIAVDEKGNIVDGDQIMYITAKYLRDNGRLVDDTVVSTVMSNLGFYKALEEAGIQTKQTAVGDRYVMEEMRKGNYSLGGEQSGHIIFLEHSTTGDGLLSGIQLVQIMKATGKTLSELASEWSHYPQKLVNVRVADKHALHNNDVIADEIRAVEQGMNGEGRILVRPSGTEPLVRVMAEAPSREKCEEIVDGIVGVVKRELGSIE; encoded by the coding sequence ATGGGTAAGTTTTTTGGAACAGATGGCGTGAGAGGTATCGCCAACAAGGAATTGACGCCTGAGCTGGCGTTTAAGCTCGGACGGTTTGGCGGTTACGTCCTCACGAAAGAGACCGAAAAGCCGAAAATCCTGATCGGAAGGGATCCTCGTATATCAGGACCGATGCTCGAGAGCGCCCTGATCGCAGGTCTGTTGTCCATGGGGGCGGAGGTCATGCGCCTTGGCGTCATTACAACACCGGGTGTGGCGTATTTGACGAAAGCACTGAGTGCGGATGCGGGTGTGATGATTTCCGCTTCGCATAACCCGGTGGAAGACAACGGAATTAAATTTTTCGGTCCCGACGGCTTCAAGCTGGTTGATGAACAGGAAGAAGAGATTGAGCGGCTTTTGCATCAGGAAGATGACATGGAAGACGACCTGCCCCGCCCCGTTGGCGGTGAAATCGGGACGGTCAGTGACTACTTTGAAGGCGGTCAGAAGTACCTCCGCTTCTTAAAACAGACGCTGTCCGAAGATTTCAGCGGTCTCAAGATTGCCATAGACTGTGCGCACGGGGCGGCTTCTTCACTGGCGAACCACCTGTTTGCCGATCTTGAGGCCGAAGACATTTTCTGCATCGGCTCCTCACCAAACGGCGTGAATATCAATGCAGGCGTCGGTTCAACGCATCCGGAAGGACTCGTGGATCTCGTCAAGGAGAAAGGCGCTGATATCGGCCTTGCCTTTGACGGCGACGCCGATCGTCTGATTGCCGTTGATGAAAAAGGCAATATCGTCGATGGGGATCAGATTATGTACATCACGGCGAAATACCTCCGGGATAACGGGCGGCTTGTGGATGATACCGTCGTCTCGACGGTGATGAGTAACCTCGGATTCTACAAAGCTTTGGAAGAAGCGGGCATTCAGACAAAACAGACAGCCGTCGGTGACCGTTACGTCATGGAAGAGATGCGCAAAGGGAACTACTCTCTTGGTGGTGAACAGTCCGGTCATATTATCTTCCTGGAGCACTCCACAACGGGAGACGGACTGTTAAGCGGTATTCAGCTTGTGCAGATCATGAAGGCAACAGGCAAGACGCTCTCAGAGCTTGCCAGTGAGTGGTCGCATTATCCGCAGAAGCTGGTCAACGTGCGGGTTGCTGATAAGCACGCCTTGCATAACAACGACGTGATCGCAGACGAAATCCGCGCCGTCGAACAGGGCATGAACGGGGAAGGGCGTATTCTTGTGCGACCGTCCGGCACCGAGCCGCTCGTCAGGGTCATGGCCGAAGCACCGAGCCGTGAGAAGTGTGAGGAGATCGTCGACGGCATCGTCGGGGTCGTCAAGCGTGAACTGGGTTCGATTGAATAA
- a CDS encoding GntR family transcriptional regulator has translation MVNFHDKKPIYLQIKEKIETLIVHDQLRPGERIPSTNELVQLYKVNHLTVAKGINLLVEEGLVYKKRGVGMFVEEGAKETVQGTRKEAFKEDYLLPMLEEAEKIGMSEEEIIHMIRIWKERDGQ, from the coding sequence ATGGTGAACTTTCATGATAAAAAACCGATCTACCTTCAGATTAAGGAGAAGATTGAGACCCTGATCGTTCATGATCAGCTGAGGCCCGGTGAACGGATCCCTTCGACGAACGAGCTCGTGCAGCTTTATAAAGTCAATCATCTGACCGTTGCGAAGGGAATTAACCTCCTCGTGGAAGAGGGACTCGTCTATAAGAAACGGGGTGTTGGCATGTTTGTTGAGGAGGGTGCAAAAGAAACGGTTCAAGGAACGAGAAAAGAAGCGTTCAAAGAGGATTATCTCCTGCCGATGCTTGAAGAAGCGGAGAAAATTGGCATGTCGGAAGAAGAAATTATTCACATGATCAGGATATGGAAGGAGCGTGATGGGCAATGA
- a CDS encoding ATP-binding cassette domain-containing protein, translating to MIEVEGLTHRFKKESALQDISFAMEKGRTYGLIGRNGAGKTTLLSILASFLPKQEGTYRYKGEDPFEQQALMREIQFVYQRDYSDETDKVTDYVKLYGRYLPRFDEERALSLLKGFGVPLDKAIHSLSTGKQSAFTICLGLASQSEVLIFDEAYQGLDAPGRERFYQLLVEEQERDPKLIILSTHLVSEMDYLFDHVLILDRGELVVNEPAEAFRDRGVTVTGHKDTIAAFVEGKQVIQRRELGPTVACTLFDRPDEEELREMKEAGIEISAVSLQDLFIFMTEEEEV from the coding sequence ATGATCGAGGTCGAAGGACTCACCCACAGATTTAAAAAAGAGTCGGCATTGCAAGATATTTCATTCGCGATGGAGAAAGGCCGGACCTATGGTCTGATCGGCCGAAACGGTGCGGGGAAAACGACGCTGTTATCGATTTTGGCATCGTTCCTTCCGAAGCAGGAGGGCACGTACCGGTACAAAGGAGAAGACCCTTTTGAACAACAGGCGCTCATGCGCGAGATTCAGTTTGTCTATCAGCGGGATTACTCCGATGAAACGGATAAAGTCACCGATTATGTGAAGCTGTATGGCCGTTATTTGCCGAGGTTTGATGAAGAGCGGGCACTTTCGCTTTTGAAAGGGTTCGGTGTTCCCCTCGACAAAGCGATTCACAGCCTGTCGACGGGCAAACAGTCGGCGTTTACAATCTGCCTCGGCCTCGCTTCACAATCGGAAGTCCTGATTTTTGATGAGGCGTATCAGGGCCTGGATGCACCGGGGAGGGAGCGCTTTTATCAATTGCTTGTTGAGGAACAGGAACGTGATCCGAAGCTGATCATCCTGTCCACGCACCTCGTGTCGGAAATGGACTATCTGTTTGACCACGTCCTTATTCTCGACAGAGGTGAGCTCGTGGTGAACGAGCCTGCAGAGGCGTTCAGAGATCGCGGTGTCACCGTTACCGGTCATAAAGACACGATTGCCGCTTTTGTCGAGGGAAAGCAGGTCATTCAAAGGCGTGAACTCGGTCCGACGGTCGCCTGCACGCTGTTTGACAGACCTGATGAAGAGGAGCTTCGGGAAATGAAAGAGGCGGGAATTGAGATCTCAGCGGTCTCCCTGCAGGATCTGTTTATCTTTATGACGGAGGAGGAAGAGGTATGA